A segment of the Ictalurus punctatus breed USDA103 chromosome 24, Coco_2.0, whole genome shotgun sequence genome:
TTTTAATCTCTGGACTACCTCCTCTCCTTTTTTTGGCCCAAACCATCTCTCCTGCATTCTCTTATGTTAGTCTGCTGGGAGGAGGTTGGCAGGTCTCTGTGGTCATTTAATAGTTTGTGAGAAATCCATGCTTTCGCTATGCTTTTTAGCTCAGGGCTGACCCCTGGGCCCTTCGCTGTAGTTCTTCGGATTAGTTTAGTAGTAAGTGCTTCACAGCTCAGACTTGCCATTGAACTCGTCCACCCCTCAGCTGTATTGAAATCCAGTGTTTTCAGAAAGTGTATGCATTGTGGAGTAGTCATGACTTATTTATATTTGCTTGCATGTCTCGTCCCGTCCtgtcccccaacacacacaggaCTGGCCCTTTGATGATGGAGCTCCACCCCCGACCCAGATTGTTGATGATTGGCTAAATTTGCTGAAGACCAAGTTCCGCGATCAACCAGGATGTTGCGTTGCCGTGCACTGTGTGGCGGGATTGGGCCGGTGAGTAAAACTGCCAGGAACAAGGAACAGGGTGCTTTCCCCTTTCCTGTAACTGCTTATGTTCTTATTAGGTTCttgatttatttctatatttatatccAATGCAAATATCGCAGCCCTTTTTCGAACACTTTGTTGAGGCTTTCCTTATCGATGGCTTGTAACTTGCTTATCCGATTCAATGGCTGTAACTACCATCCTGAGGTGACGGTACAGAGAAATATCCAATCAGCTGTTTGATTAGCTTGGCGATGAGCTTCTGCCCCAAACCAGTCGCACACATGTTCGTCCAAACATTGATTTGCTCATTCCTGTTGCCAGCTTACTTTCCTATTTAAGatcaagcccccccccccccctttttgtttgtttgttttttaatgggGGCATTAGCGCATAGAACTCTCGCCAGTGTTTTTCCGTTAATTCCTGTATACTCATTGGGCTTAAGGCGCTCCACAAAACCACTTGGGTGCTGCGCCTAAGCCTTCGTTAGGGAAAACCCTGCATTTGTAAattaatgtacatttattcGAACAATGAAACAGGAGGTAAAAAGTGTTGAATTAGTATTAACCTAATTCATAAAACACTATTCATAATGAATGCAACCCAAAGTAGTTCACAGCAATAAAAAGGAATAATCTGAGAGAACaagtatataaaatgtgtttgagtgatgatttcaaataaaaaagagggataacaaaacattaaataattacaaaataaaatgtttcattaagTTCTACTTGTTTTTCTCTTCCTGTAGAGCCCCTGTACTTGTGGCCTTGGCCTTGATCGAGAGTGGGATGAAGTATGAGGATGCAGTGCAGTTTATCCGGCAGTATGTAACTCTCATGCACACAAACAGGACCTTTTTATTGGTACTAGTCATTTCTTGGAATCGCCGCTCACCCTTCATCTGTTCTGTTTTCAGGAAGAGACGTGGAGCCTTCAACTCCAAACAGCTTCTTTACCTCGAAAAATACAGACCTAAGATGCGCCTGCGGTTCAAGGATGCAAATGGTCACAACTGCTGCATCCAGTAAAGTGCCAGTTGTACACAACTAATGGGAAATTCACTTAGTGCAAGCTGTGGGTGATTAATGTGATGGTTAATATTCTGAGTCATGACTAATCGAATTACCGAGATGTAACAAATTAAACTTGATCTGTGGATTCACCAGCTGTATGAATGAGAGAGGTCAAAGCACACAGATATGGCTGCCTCCTGGTTACCAGTGTACCAGTCACGGCTATAACACACAGCAGTTCCTCATGACTTCCCAATGTCCAATCATGGGATAACCTTTTTATTCTCCATTATtctaaaatgaattattttaaccATTATGAAAagatgtgtatttgtgtaatgcTGTTGGTTATGACTAAATTGAACCTTGCTGTTATAATTGGATGAGGAtatacacaatttaaaaaaaaaataaaaaaattagacaATAACttcttttattaaaacatttcatatagTTGCTGAAAAGGACCAAAAGAGCTCTTTTCTCCATTTCCAGAAGTCACTTTTAATTTAGGGGCAGGATGGGTTTTAAATGACAACTGTATTTATTCACTATAATTATCTAGTCTTGTCGGGAGTTTGGTTGGGGCCAGGACACTTTTCCCCTTTTATGGAGccatgttttttcattttagttttctGAATCTCTGGGGAGTGCAATATTCATTCCAGTTTAGAAAAGCAATCATTCTTTAGGACTATTCTacatgcgcgcgcgcacacaaacaGAGGAGAATGGCTTGATTTTAGGTACTTTTCAATTGCCATGTCTGCTTACTCATCAGTAGTGGGTCAGTTAAAGGCTTGCTGTAGGCCGGACTGTCCGTACACTTTTGCTGTGGATGGGAAACTTGATTTTGATttagtaggttttttttttttttttttttttttttttttttttttttaaatctttgcccacattttgaaaaatatccccatcttgtttttaaaatgaataaataattgatatGAACTcaatcatttttgtgtttttatacttttgttctgtgtgaaaatttcTGTCCAGTTTAAGATCTAACATTTATGTAGATGTAGTATTGGTTGGGGTTCCTGGATCATTCCTGCGTTATGTAACGGACATACCTGTAGGCAAGCAGGAGAGAAGGGAATACTCGAGGAACTTTAAATTTAATAgcagtgtgtttgtggtgtCTTGTTTCTCAGCGCTTCAGTGCTGCTAGTAAGCAGTAGGAGAAGAGTGGTTTCGACATGATCTGTTATCTTAGGCTGTAGTACTCATGTCTGTAGCACCATCTACTGGATTTTAAAAGATGAATACCATATTGAGACCCTATTTTTCTCCTCAATCGTCTATCGCTTAAAGCAGTAATTCATGCACACACTGTAAAttcatattttgaaaaaaaattgtaacttGCCACTAAAACTTCCCCTGCATTCTTAGCTACAAATTTCTTCTTAAAAGCTTACTGAGAAAGAAAATCACAGATTAAGAGGAaaggaagggtgtacttacattGTCATGGATGATGTCCCGTTACATGAATGAATATTGTGAAAAGTTGGTTGATGCTGATTGAGTAGTAAACTCCTAAACAAAATCCCATTGAAcgatgctaaaaaaaataaataaaaggctacTAAAATGACCTTGATATACATGAAAACAATGATTAAAATGCTCATAtgccaaatatatttttagcaAATTGTTAATCTATATTATACATGTGTACTAATGACAGGATTTGCAGCTATTAGACTTCCAGTGACCTTGACCTCCTTTATGTGTTGGCTTTTTGGCTATGCTCACAGTTGGTGTGTTTACAACAAAACAAGAACTGCATACAGGTGCATCTGATATCTTCTAACCTGCATCTGATATCCCTGTGAAATATGATGAATCATTTGTTTTGGAGCTGACCATGAGGCTACAGGTCCAGGAGTGGATGACGTGAATTCATGAACATTGCAGGGAGACACAGTGTGCCAATTCCTCTGTTATATTAACCCTACTCAAACTTGTCTCAGTTGAAGAATACTGTCCACATGCACCACCCTGAGGATATAAAGGTGTTTGAAATGTTCTTTAGATGAGATCAGATGAAGAAAGGTACAAACTAAGTATAATTGTACTCTGCATGGGGGAGGGTCCGAGATCCCTTATACAAGTGTTTCCTACCTTGTCAGACATGACCATGCTGTTATTCCCTACACAGGAGGCTTCACCAAATATTAATTATGAAGATTCCAGTATTGCagaaccttaaaaaaaaaaaaaacaactatcaAATAATATGTGGCGTGTTTAAGCTCAAAATTgcttactgtatgtgtatatagatTTTTGCTTAATTTTATGAGGTGTATGTCTATAATTGTGCTGTTCACTGCATAATAACTAACAATTTTGATAAAAGtgaccccacccccccaccatCACATTAAAGCCTTGACAGAGTGTGCAACAACGGCAAGGTTGATTATTTTTGCACAATAGTGcctaaaatgacactttttcaTTTGTTACTGAATAGCATATAGTTTAtggttatatttaatgttgtggaacatctgtgaaacaacttAGTTTCTGTTATTGCTTACAGTAAAGCAAAGTCCTCCGTTCTGAAGTCCCGTTGTGGAAAACCTACTGTCagttacaaagagctgacactggagactccttccataaatgtaaaacaattctgtgtgtttctttgttacataacaacacattttacatATGTTTATAGTCCAACAtaccatttacacacacacacacacacacacacacacacacactatgcgtctagatagataggcagaccCTTACAGGTCAAACTAAACTACTATCAGGGCTGCTGtttcagaaaatgaatcaacaccttctgaccaaccagATTCAGCAGGGCTGATGGTGAGAACGAACTATATTTCTATCCGTTATCTCCAACGTAGCATGTATGTGTTCTGTATagcttgttgtttgtttgttacggTTCATTTATCCTCTCCTGCCTGTATCAGAAATAGTGGCAGCCTCACAAGGGATAGGGCAGAAACTGTTGTACTACATAAACATGACATACACCATGATTCACATTTTCCACTCAATCAACTGGAGAAGCTACACAAAAATACAACCTAGGCATGGTAAAATGGTATAataatatagatttaaaaaaaaaaaaaaaaaaagtctgggaCATTTTTTGCTCACTGAAGTGTAACTTTGGGAACCACTGCTCTATTATAAGGGTGCACggtgcacctccagggttaggggtttgattcccaccgctgccctgtttcctctgggttctctggtttattcccccagtccaaagacatgcatggtaggctgattggcatgtccaaagtgtccatagtgtatgagtgggtgtgtgaatgtgtatgtgattgtgccctgcgatggattggaaccctgtccagggtgtaccccgccttctgCCCCACGCTCCCTGgaacccagtaggataagtggtatagaagatggatggatgctctATTATAATATACTCTGAACCACAATGCCTTGCGTGTTTGTGCCTTCTAAATCACTTGTACTCGGTGTTAAGGCTGATTTATGTCGTGCCTGTGCTACTTTATGCTCTTTAGCATTCAGGATTCAGGGAATGTTACAAGAGCAACAGTTTTCAAACCCCAACAACTTTTTAAGCAACTCCCTCATGGGATGTGCCAATGTGTCAATATGGGGTGTAGCTCAAATACGTCCTTGGTCACTTTTTCTATTCCCTTTTAGCTTTTCCCTAAAGTTTTTAGCTTTAAGACGTAACTATATACGTCTTATATCTAGCTCTAATTTTACAGCCTGAAAtcatttatattgatatatatcattaatattaaatttttatatgaatattaGAGCGCCATTTGACAGGTTTATCCCCAACTGCCAGGTGGATTTCGGCGCTGAAGGGAGTAGTGGAAGTGGACAGTCTGTGAATGGGAACCGAGCCGATGCCGAGACGATGACGTAGCGTGACCGTTGGTGAGTGCGCAGTGAGAGCAGCGCTGAAATTCAAATTttgaacagcagcagcagcagcagtagtagtagtagtagtagtgtgtgtgtgtgtgtgtttgcgtgtagAGCACGATTTAGAAAGAGTTGACCTCAGATAGGTTATACAAAGAGGAAAGCGGAGTGTAACAGCGTTATTTGTCTTGAGTTTAGGATTAAATAACGCCGGAATGGATCCGTTCACCGAGGTAAATACTTTCTGTTTCTAAAGCGACTACTAATACCTGGGACTACTAAAGCTAACTAGACGCTAATGATGCTAATGCTATCTGACTAACTAATGATTCCGGTCGTTTAAATGTGAACTAGATGCGTAGCTGTTTTccccataaaataaaaaaaaagactagaaTATGTTGCTAGTCAATGCAGTAGTCTGTAGCTAATAACCAGCTAGTCATCCTACTCATATCTTTGTTTAGCTAGTTCACCATGTTAAGGCGTGGTTGTCTGCGTCTGAGCCATTCAGAGTTTGTTCTgaaattcagatttttattattattatttatggcTTCTCGGAGGTTTTGAATACAAAAATATGTccgggggaagaaaaaaaaataaagaactcAAAACTATCTAACAATGTGAACGTGTTATGACTTGGCTTAGGTCCTTTTTCCAACCAATGAACTGGTTTAATGGTGTCACGTGATAGCATTTTTTTGGGAATGACAGTCAGTAACTGAAGTTTCCAGTCCTTGCTCAGAGGCTGCCAAACTGCAGGAGCTCAGGGAGCATGTATCAAAAGTGGAGAATGTTAATGGAAGGAACAGAAAACCATGTCAGTCGGGGGGGGACAAATTAGGGACTCCAAAGACCATATGAGTGTCTCTGTTTAAATTGGGGGGGTCGAAATTTTTAGCAGCCAGGGACCTGTTTATATGTTAAAAAACTGAACTCAaaacttttcatttaatttactaTTAAGATATTGTGCTCATTATTTAATAGTGTATCATGATATTTTGCCTGTTCACTGGAGCCATAGAGTATTCATTCTTGAACTTCTCActtgcatttttattaaaaatgtcatttcattcaggtttacattatttattagcCTACTTTGTCATTGAGTTAATGAGAATTGGATTTTAACCAACAACAAAAGACCATTCACCAGAAAAGCATATTTATAAGATTATATAAGAGTTAGAGATGCACAGATAgtaaatttctcagctgatacgATAGCCGATaccaatagttctgccttttatgccaccttataaattaataataattaattccacaattctgaaagaaatgcaaataaaaacttttattctttccatttcagcaagttgtttcacagtaactagtctcataaacagaaaacacattactctaacattaacacacaaactaaattctgaagattaaagtaagatttcttaacttattgaatattattaattcatattaacaggattaattgactgaattctaaaaattCAGGGGGGGATTAGTCTCGCCCCCGAAACGGCTGCTcacttctggtgtaaaattttagcggtgcagagtttacagagcttacaaactgcagttttgtcgtcattccacacaagacatCTTTACACTCAGCAtgaaatcaatgtgttttcccaccctcttttgattgacaggatttAATCAGCCTTGATCATTGGAACCTTCAtcaaactatcggccgatagctCGTAGCGGGAAAAATCGCCTTTATCTGTCAATACTGATTATCGgctgatacatcggtgcattTCTAATTAGAACACATATAATAGCGTTGATAATGGTTGGTAGTTATTGATTtgcaacactgtaacactaaaaataattgcacacccTGTGGCCATGTCTCACGGCCCGCTGGAGGTCCTGGGACCACGCCCAGAGAACCGCGGCTTTAAAGAATATCGATAGTGAACATTAAAATGACTCGATTAATACAGTGAGGACTTGCGTTACTTCATATCGGCCTCATCCTGTGATCTGTAATCCTATTTTATTACAAATGCAATGATAAAACGTCAGTTGAAACTGCTTTCTGCTTGTATCAGTTAGTCACACAAGGCACACAAGCCGGTGTGAGGAAGGAACTGAAACCtctatttttaaattcatttaaaaatagtaCAGATGAGATCGTGATCAAGTAGGTTAACAAATTAGTTGAAAGTTGACTTTGGCAGCTGTTACAGAGACCTTTAGCTAGATGAACGTTATTAGTTAACCAAAGgggtttattaaatgtttattaaaataccaatttatttgtttggcaTACAAATAATTACTTTCTATATTCAGacaatttcaataaaaaaaaacacatgcattGGGTCTGTATACAGATACAAatcttaaaatttttttatagcTGTACTTTTGTCATCACCCTTGTAGAGCAcacttaaaaatcttttgtcatttttatatatatatatatatgacaaaagatttttatgtgtgtgtgtgtatgtatatatatgtatgtatgtatgtatgtatacacacacacatacatacataagtATAAAATCTCAACCTCCTGCAGAGTTTCCCTACagaactgtatttatttatttatttttaaactgtttactcAGAAACTGTTGGAGCGCACACGAGCTCGCAGGGAGAATCTTCAGAAGAAGATGGCGGAGAGACCCACAGCAGCCAACCGGCAAATGACCAAGAGGTCTAGAGAGCCACTTACAGAGACGAACAGTGTTGTCAGCCAGCCACCAGCTGAAAAAGGTGCATATCTTGTTCAAATTAGTTTTAAAGTTTAGTTTAACTGCACAATAAttgcattttaaaacaacagGAAACCTCTGTTTCAAGTGGTCAAAATATATGAATGgagagctttgtttttattgcactAGTCTCAGTATAACTCTATCTAGCTATCCATTTCGGTCCGTCATGTTCTCTTAGCGCAAAAAGCCATGAGTAAATACGATTCATTATTGCAGCCCTAATCTTGATCAtggaaggcttttttttttttttttttttttttttttttcttcaaaatcaAGTCCCATAGCTTGATTTTGGCTGAAGTTAAAAAGTTTGTTGTTTCATTAGGAGAATGACCATGCTGTTGAAGGTGCTGTTATTTCACACTTTTAAAGTTGTCTTAATAAGACcacttgtgtttttattgcagTACTTCCCACCTCCAAACCCTCTCCTTCTAAGCGTCGCTGCTCAGAGGAGAATGCTTGTTTCACTGGGGAAGAGAACAAGGAGCCTGTTGCTCTTCAAGTCACAACTTCAGAGCCTGCAACGGACAAGAAGCCGCCCATTGCACCAAGCAGTATCCACTCAGCTACAGTGGAAAGACTGGCTGATCTTTCTAGCTCAGACTCAGGCACAGGACTTACAAACTCTCCAGACATTGTGAAAATGGAGACTTGTCCTTCACAGATCCTAACAGGATGCACAGATAAGGTGATGAAGCGCTCTATGATGGAGGAAAGCAGCGAAGTTCTCAGTGGTGCTTCTTCTCTCACTCCAGCTGCCAGCAACATGAAATCTCGTCTGCAGAGACTGGCAGAACAGAGGAACTACTGGGACTCGGAGGGTGAGCCTGAGTCAGTTAGTTCTTGGATGAATAACTACCATATTTTGTTGCATAATTGGCCTATTAAGCTCTTTTGTGGTTGCTTATCGCCAAAGATTTGGTTCTGGGATTACTACTAAATACACCCCTATATCTTGTgttgaattaattaaaatgtcagtaggattttatttattcttcatGTAATGGCTTCACTGTGATGATTACATGATCATAGTAAGCAACATTTGTTTCTTgatgtttatataaaatgttcattCCTATTGAACTGTATTTATAGGTAACTTTGAGCCAGTCCCCAACAGTGCAGCCCTGTCCCCTGTTAAATCCCAGAGGATGGAGATTGCTACTAATCCAGCTCCAGCCATCACATCAGAGAAGCCATTAGGTAGAAAGGGCAGACTGGCAAACCTTGCTGCCACAATCAATACCTGGGAAGATGATCTTGGGCATCCGTCCACTTACAGAGATGATGCACAAGGGCAGCCTGGCACAGCCTGTGTTCCTCCTCAAACACGTGTGGGAATGAGCAGCAGTGTCAAGCCCATTGCTGCTGCACAACAGGTTAAATCTGTCCAGTCAGTTGCTAGCAAGCCTGTCCACAGCACTCAGCAGGTGGGATACACCAATCATATTCTCATAGAGCATGAaaaaagacctttttttttcttatccaGATATTaatcatgtttcatgtttttgtttgttatagCCACCAGTTTATTCTCCAGTCAGATCATCCAGAGTGAATCCTCCAAGCCCCCAGAAGACTGAGGTGCCTGGGCCAAAACTGACTAAAGGACCCCTCTCCCCTGCATCAAGCCCCCTGAAGAGTTTCTCTAGTCAGCACTCAACTCCACTCAAATCTGGAATAGTCCCATCTTCTCCTCAAGCTACTCAGTGTTCCCAAAGCCCTCTGAAGACTCAGACCCCATGCAAAGAACTAGGACCAGGAAAAGTGGTTAATGCAAGTcctgcaaaaacaaacattcctACCAACCCATCCTCCAGTGTAGTACGCACTCAGGCTACTGAGGGGCTGACCAAGGATACAACACCCCTACAGAAAAGTGGCCCAGTTGGACCTGCTGGTGAGTAactcattaaaaatgtgttaagtTGAATTTAAAGcatgaaggtttttttgttgttgttgttccctACTAAACTGCAGTTTTGCATGATTTAAATCTGTTCTAATTTGTTTTGTTATGTGCATGTCCAAATTATCGCGTTGAACCTAGGGGGTGTTAAGTCATTTTTGGAGCGTTTTGGAGAAAGGTGCCAAGAACTTAATCAGGGATCTCCTCTTAACGGTGTGGGTCTGGCTCGTACACCTGCTGCTACACCGTCATCCCCTCACAAATTGAGTCTGCTTCAGGAGAGGCTTGCTGTCACACAGGGAGCTTCCAGTACTGCCCTCCTCACCCAGAAGCAGAAAATGGTGACTTATCTTAATTTGATCGCCTTCGTATTGTGTAAAGTGGCTCGAGTTCCAGTTTTATCTGACAAAAtggttttcttttgttcttaGGAACGTGAGGCAGAATTGGCACAGGTTCGCGGTCGATTTCAGAACAGCCAGGTGTCAAAAAGCAGAGAGGATCTCACAGAGGACACGAAAAACTCAGAGTCTAAGGTTGCCAGTGCTTGTGAACTGAATGGCttggtgttgtgtgtgtgtgtgtgtgtgtgtgtgtgtgtgtgtgtgtgtgtgtgtgtgatgtgtttttttttatatatattatatcattTTTCTCCTTTGTTGTTGATCACCTTAAACAGAGATGTTCCCTATACAGAACTCTTTAATCAGTCTTTATGAATTATGTCACCTGATATCCTAAATGAATCTCAAATGTTACTTAAATACAAAGTGAAAGAAACACAGGTACGATTGCAATATTCTTTCTTGTCTGCAGGTGGTGGAAGACTCCAATAAAAAGTCTGTTCCAGAACTTAACGATGAGCCATCGGCACCACTCCTGAATAATCTGGAAAAGAAATTCAGTGAGAATGGTAATGTctaaccttaaaaaaaaaaaaattggtaaataatataatgtaaaacagCAGTGTTGACTGAGCAGTCCAGTATGGTTGGTAACATGCATGTATTCATTAGTACAAACACATCTTACTTATTTAATGGCCTAAGCACAATGATTTGATGACTGACTTCTACTAGAGTTATCTTCTAACCAGATTCTTTGCTTCATCAGAAACATCAAATATAAAGCCTGTACTGTCAAGCCCAATGAAGAAGGTTGAGGTTTCTCTAGAAAAAGCAGAAGTAGATGAGCAAAGAGAAAAAGGCAAGAATATTAAAAGTTCTCCATGTTGCTTGTCATGTTTGCTCAAATCATAATCGTGTGTTTGCGAATGTTCTTAAACAGTTCTTGATTTTGCAGAAACTGAGGAGGAGATGCGTGAGATCGAGATGAATGTCGATGCCTCCATTAACTCTGAGGTCATTAACAATCTGTTTGAAGATGTTTTGGAGGAAAATGATGAGCATAATCCTGAAGAGGACGAGGAAGAAGATGCTCTAAACATCTCCTCCATGTCTCTCCTTGCCCCACTGGCAGAGACTGTGGCTGCTGTGGTCAAAAGCCCTGAGAGGAAAGTCATGGTGAGTTGAGCACAGGATATTGGCAGTGTCATTATTATGCTTCGATCTGTAGTGTCAAACTTTGGATGACCACATTTCTAATTAGATTTGTATTCTCCTTGAGCACTAAAATCAGAGTGTAGAAAGCCCAATTAGTTAAATtagatgtgtttttaaatgaacttgCGCAGTTCTGTGGCCATTCTGCACTAGTGTCTGACACCACTGCTTCACAAGCCTGGTGGACCACAAACTATATTTACCACCCTAAATATTACACACTTAATACAGTATTACAATAGTACACGTTTTTATTTCCGTACTGCATAAGTTGTTCTTGTGGTGTAGCAGACATCAACCCCGGCAAGCTCATTTATTGAGAAAAAAGGGACTCCTGAGGGTGTATCCAGGCCCACAAAGTTCCAAAGGACACGAATGCTTCGTGCTGGCTCTTCTGACAGCATTGAAGCTCTAGAAGAAGAGCACAAACTTCCCTACAGGTAATCCTACAGTACTACGATTAACTGTAAAGCTAAGTATAATTAATCAAACTCCATCATATATGTTTAACGGGTACCGCCTTTTATTTCAGCATTGATGCATACCGATCAACCAGAGTGAAGGAGACTGAGAGACCTCAGGTGAAACAGGTGATTGTGAGGAAGGAAGATATGTCGCAAAGAACGGAAGAGCCCCGGAATACCAGTCACATTAGCATTAAACAAAAGATGCAGGTGATTCAAAGGAACAGTGATTAAGTCTGGAAAAATGTATGTACTTGTGTGGTTGGTTAGTTTCATGGAGAAAGGTCTcgtttgtgctttcaggctTTGACCAATGAGATGAACATGCAGCAGACAGTGATCCATCAAGCCAGTCAGGCATTGAACTGCTGCACAGACGAGGAGCACGGAAAGGGCTCTCAGGTGGAAGCTGAAGCTGAGAGGCTCCTGCTTATAGCCAGTGAGTGACCAGTGATGGAAAGGTATCTAGAccattgccttttttttttattagaattaaTGGCCTGTTCTTTCTCTAGCTGAGAAGAGGGTGGCTCTGAAAGCTGAGCTGGATCGACTGAAGGCAGAGGGACCAGCGGTTCAGAAGAAAACCTCTTCCAAAGCACAGGATGACATGGACGTGCCTGCCTCCAAGGGCTCCATCTCACTGCAGGAGCTTCGATTGCCTCTTAAGGCCGACTTTGTCTGCTCTACCGCTAATAGGCCCGGTACAGCCTCTGTTATCTAATTTATTTTCAAGTGTTCTGTAAAGTGTCTGTGGCAAAAGATTAGATATCAGAATTAAGTATTGATGATGTGAAGACTACAGCACTGATATTATAATAATCAATGCCAAAATGCAGCATATTGCAGGTATAGTCAGTActtccttctttatttatttatttatttatttatttatttatatttttttgaaGCACTGACtctatttttaaagtaaacaaTAGCTGATTAGGACAGTGcaatgtaatttttattttattttaacatttggAAAATATCAAGTATCATgataagattttattattatcaaaagATATATTGCACCCCAATCAAAATACACAAATTGCATTTAGTGTTTTCAGTTTCAAAACTGgttaattaaatgttatttatcaCTGTTCAGTGGTTACGTTGATGATCAAattttttattccttccttccttttaaGAGTCTGGAAGCCATTATTTCTTTGTGATGATCCGTGCTGGAGCTGAAAATACGGTTGCTACTCCTCTGGCCAGCACCAACAATGCCCTTAGTGGGGATGCCTTGA
Coding sequences within it:
- the anln gene encoding anillin isoform X2, with protein sequence MDPFTEKLLERTRARRENLQKKMAERPTAANRQMTKRSREPLTETNSVVSQPPAEKVLPTSKPSPSKRRCSEENACFTGEENKEPVALQVTTSEPATDKKPPIAPSSIHSATVERLADLSSSDSGTGLTNSPDIVKMETCPSQILTGCTDKVMKRSMMEESSEVLSGASSLTPAASNMKSRLQRLAEQRNYWDSEGNFEPVPNSAALSPVKSQRMEIATNPAPAITSEKPLGRKGRLANLAATINTWEDDLGHPSTYRDDAQGQPGTACVPPQTRVGMSSSVKPIAAAQQVKSVQSVASKPVHSTQQPPVYSPVRSSRVNPPSPQKTEVPGPKLTKGPLSPASSPLKSFSSQHSTPLKSGIVPSSPQATQCSQSPLKTQTPCKELGPGKVVNASPAKTNIPTNPSSSVVRTQATEGLTKDTTPLQKSGPVGPAGGVKSFLERFGERCQELNQGSPLNGVGLARTPAATPSSPHKLSLLQERLAVTQGASSTALLTQKQKMEREAELAQVRGRFQNSQVSKSREDLTEDTKNSESKVVEDSNKKSVPELNDEPSAPLLNNLEKKFSENETSNIKPVLSSPMKKVEVSLEKAEVDEQREKETEEEMREIEMNVDASINSEVINNLFEDVLEENDEHNPEEDEEEDALNISSMSLLAPLAETVAAVVKSPERKVMTSTPASSFIEKKGTPEGVSRPTKFQRTRMLRAGSSDSIEALEEEHKLPYSIDAYRSTRVKETERPQVKQVIVRKEDMSQRTEEPRNTSHISIKQKMQALTNEMNMQQTVIHQASQALNCCTDEEHGKGSQVEAEAERLLLIATEKRVALKAELDRLKAEGPAVQKKTSSKAQDDMDVPASKGSISLQELRLPLKADFVCSTANRPESGSHYFFVMIRAGAENTVATPLASTNNALSGDALTFSTKFTLPDVSSDFEIDIEVYYLVLKRELFVDKRKKPAKSKAITPKRFLAISKSNLQTPVVASPGGPNAVRSSNFALVGSHKLTLASIGKNKFPLEKIKYTGCESRLLSDMFQNKVPFLCPLEGHIHLRMQCEVDSHVQERGFLTMFEDVSGFGAWHRRWCVLSGYCISYWTYPDDEKRKNPIGRINLASCTSRKVEPANREFCARPNTFELITVRPQRDDDKETLVSQCRNTMCVTTNWLSADTKEERNLWMRKLNQILVDLRMWQPDSCYRPV
- the anln gene encoding anillin isoform X5 — encoded protein: MDPFTEKLLERTRARRENLQKKMAERPTAANRQMTKRSREPLTETNSVVSQPPAEKVLPTSKPSPSKRRCSEENACFTGEENKEPVALQVTTSEPATDKKPPIAPSSIHSATVERLADLSSSDSGTGLTNSPDIVKMETCPSQILTGCTDKVMKRSMMEESSEVLSGASSLTPAASNMKSRLQRLAEQRNYWDSEGNFEPVPNSAALSPVKSQRMEIATNPAPAITSEKPLGRKGRLANLAATINTWEDDLGHPSTYRDDAQGQPGTACVPPQTRVGMSSSVKPIAAAQQVKSVQSVASKPVHSTQQPPVYSPVRSSRVNPPSPQKTEVPGPKLTKGPLSPASSPLKSFSSQHSTPLKSGIVPSSPQATQCSQSPLKTQTPCKELGPGKVVNASPAKTNIPTNPSSSVVRTQATEGLTKDTTPLQKSGPVGPAGGVKSFLERFGERCQELNQGSPLNGVGLARTPAATPSSPHKLSLLQERLAVTQGASSTALLTQKQKMEREAELAQVRGRFQNSQVSKSREDLTEDTKNSESKVVEDSNKKSVPELNDEPSAPLLNNLEKKFSENETSNIKPVLSSPMKKVEVSLEKAEVDEQREKETEEEMREIEMNVDASINSEVINNLFEDVLEENDEHNPEEDEEEDALNISSMSLLAPLAETVAAVVKSPERKVMTSTPASSFIEKKGTPEGVSRPTKFQRTRMLRAGSSDSIEALEEEHKLPYSIDAYRSTRVKETERPQVKQVIVRKEDMSQRTEEPRNTSHISIKQKMQALTNEMNMQQTVIHQASQALNCCTDEEHGKGSQVEAEAERLLLIATEKRVALKAELDRLKAEGPAVQKKTSSKAQDDMDVPASKGSISLQELRLPLKADFVCSTANRPESGSHYFFVMIRAGAENTVATPLASTNNALSGDALTFSTKFTLPDVSSDFEIDIEVYYLVLKRELFVDKRKKPAKSKAITPKRFLAISKSNLQTPVVASPGGPNAVRSSNFALVGSHKLTLASIGKNKFPLEKVPFLCPLEGHIHLRMQCEVDSHVQERGFLTMFEDVSGFGAWHRRWCVLSGYCISYWTYPDDEKRKNPIGRINLASCTSRKVEPANREFCARPNTFELITVRPQRDDDKETLVSQCRNTMCVTTNWLSADTKEERNLWMRKLNQILVDLRMWQPDSCYRPV